The following coding sequences are from one Roseburia hominis A2-183 window:
- a CDS encoding Tex family protein: MDIIAKISEELGIKRHQTEAAVKLIDEGNTIPFIARYRKEATGALNDEVLRNLSERLTYLRGLEERKETVFASIEEQGKLTDELKAQILSAETMVLLEDLYRPYKPKRRTRATIAKEKGLEPLAGVITLQMIKTPLIEEEAKYVDAEKGVTTAEEAIAGASDIIAESISDEADYRTHIRDLTVKKGRMTSTAKDPETESVYEMYYDFDEPVAKLAGHRILAVNRGEKEKFLTVKIEAPQEDILRYLEKKVIVRDNPQTNEVLRDVVRDAYDRLIAPAIEREIRSNLTERAEDGAIRVFGKNLEQLLMQPPIAGQVVLGWDPAFRTGCKLAVVDPTGKVLDTTVIYPTAPQNKVAEAKAVLKKLIAKYHITLISLGNGTASRESEQIIVDLLKELPVKVQYIIVNEAGASVYSASKLATEEFPNFDVGQRSAASMARRLQDPLAELVKIDPKSIGVGQYQHDMNQKKLGEALGGVVEDCVNKVGVDLNTASASLLEYVSGISKTLAKNIVTYREENGRFVSRAGLLKVPKLGPKAYEQCAGFLRIGDGKNPLDATGVHPESYDATKKLLKRLDYTLSDVKERKVEGISKKIHDYKKLSEELGVGEMTLQDIVKELEKPARDPREDMPKPILRSDVLEIKDLTPGMILKGTVRNVIDFGAFVDIGVHQDGLVHISQMSDKFIKHPLEVVSVGDIVEVKVLSVDPKKQRIQLTMKLNG, from the coding sequence ATGGATATTATTGCAAAAATTTCTGAGGAACTGGGAATTAAGCGCCATCAGACAGAGGCAGCAGTCAAGCTGATCGATGAAGGCAATACCATTCCTTTTATTGCGCGTTACCGGAAGGAGGCGACCGGCGCATTAAACGATGAGGTGCTTCGTAACCTGTCGGAGCGCCTTACCTATTTAAGAGGACTGGAGGAGCGCAAGGAGACGGTGTTCGCCAGCATTGAGGAGCAGGGGAAGCTGACGGACGAACTGAAAGCGCAGATCCTTTCGGCGGAGACGATGGTTCTGCTGGAGGATTTATACCGCCCGTACAAGCCGAAGCGCAGAACGCGCGCCACGATCGCCAAGGAAAAGGGACTGGAACCGCTTGCCGGTGTGATTACACTGCAGATGATAAAAACGCCGCTCATAGAAGAGGAGGCAAAATACGTGGATGCCGAAAAGGGAGTTACAACCGCCGAGGAGGCGATTGCGGGAGCGTCGGATATTATTGCGGAGTCCATCTCTGACGAGGCGGATTACCGTACGCACATCCGTGACCTCACGGTGAAAAAAGGCCGGATGACCTCTACTGCCAAAGACCCGGAGACGGAGTCCGTCTATGAGATGTATTACGATTTTGACGAGCCGGTGGCAAAGCTTGCCGGACACCGGATTCTGGCGGTGAACCGCGGAGAAAAAGAAAAATTCCTCACCGTGAAGATCGAAGCGCCGCAGGAGGACATTCTGCGCTATCTGGAGAAAAAGGTGATTGTCCGGGACAACCCGCAGACGAATGAGGTGCTGCGCGATGTGGTGAGAGACGCCTATGACCGTCTGATTGCACCGGCGATCGAGCGTGAGATCCGGAGTAACCTGACCGAGCGTGCGGAGGACGGCGCCATCCGTGTATTCGGAAAGAACTTAGAGCAGCTGCTGATGCAGCCGCCGATTGCCGGACAGGTGGTGCTCGGATGGGACCCGGCGTTTCGGACAGGCTGTAAGCTTGCTGTGGTAGATCCGACCGGAAAAGTGCTTGATACGACGGTGATTTATCCGACGGCTCCGCAGAATAAAGTGGCGGAGGCAAAAGCGGTATTAAAGAAATTGATTGCCAAATATCACATTACCCTGATTTCCCTTGGAAACGGAACGGCATCGCGGGAATCCGAACAGATCATTGTGGACCTGTTAAAGGAACTTCCGGTAAAAGTACAGTACATTATTGTCAATGAGGCGGGCGCGTCAGTCTATTCTGCCAGCAAGCTTGCCACGGAGGAATTCCCGAATTTTGACGTGGGACAGCGAAGCGCAGCGTCCATGGCGCGCCGTCTGCAGGATCCGTTGGCGGAGCTTGTTAAAATCGATCCGAAGTCCATCGGTGTGGGACAGTATCAGCATGACATGAACCAGAAAAAGCTGGGCGAAGCACTTGGCGGCGTGGTCGAGGATTGCGTGAACAAAGTCGGCGTGGATTTGAACACTGCATCGGCATCGCTTCTGGAATACGTCTCCGGCATCAGCAAGACGCTGGCAAAAAATATTGTAACCTACCGCGAGGAAAACGGCAGATTTGTATCCCGTGCAGGACTTTTGAAGGTGCCGAAGCTGGGACCGAAGGCGTATGAACAGTGCGCAGGATTCCTGCGGATCGGTGACGGAAAGAATCCGCTCGATGCGACCGGTGTGCACCCGGAGAGCTATGATGCCACGAAGAAGCTTCTGAAGCGGCTGGATTATACGTTATCTGACGTAAAAGAGCGGAAGGTAGAGGGCATTTCCAAAAAGATCCATGACTACAAAAAACTCTCGGAAGAACTGGGTGTGGGAGAGATGACGCTGCAGGACATCGTCAAGGAGCTGGAGAAGCCGGCGAGAGACCCGAGAGAGGACATGCCAAAGCCGATTCTGCGCAGCGATGTGCTTGAGATCAAAGACCTGACGCCGGGGATGATTCTGAAAGGAACCGTGCGCAACGTCATTGATTTTGGCGCGTTTGTCGATATTGGTGTTCATCAGGACGGACTGGTGCATATTTCACAGATGAGCGACAAGTTTATCAAGCACCCGCTCGAAGTTGTCAGCGTCGGGGATATTGTGGAAGTGAAAGTATTAAGCGTTGATCCGAAAAAGCAGCGCATCCAGCTGACGATGAAGCTGAACGGATAG
- a CDS encoding YcxB family protein, which translates to MPLKFDITLTAEDMYRFNMYQTYSGFHGWFSIAFSILIFVVAGVTRGKIEAAYTALYIVFGIVFLVYPPVSLYLRSKRTLAMSEVLRGTLHYEVDEEGLHVSQKEESALLPWEQIYKMVATKHNVLVYSSRINAYVIPRAQLGESYAALQTQAAAHLPAYRLKMK; encoded by the coding sequence ATGCCGCTAAAGTTTGATATTACATTGACAGCAGAAGATATGTACCGGTTTAATATGTACCAGACCTACTCCGGATTTCACGGGTGGTTTTCCATTGCGTTTTCCATCCTGATTTTTGTGGTGGCAGGAGTGACCCGCGGGAAGATCGAGGCGGCATACACCGCATTATATATTGTATTTGGCATCGTATTTCTGGTCTATCCTCCGGTGAGCCTGTACCTAAGGTCGAAGCGCACACTGGCAATGTCCGAGGTGCTGCGGGGAACGCTGCACTATGAGGTGGACGAGGAGGGGCTGCACGTATCGCAGAAGGAAGAGAGTGCGCTGCTTCCGTGGGAGCAGATCTATAAAATGGTCGCGACGAAGCACAACGTTCTGGTGTACAGCAGCAGGATCAATGCCTATGTCATTCCGAGAGCACAGCTGGGGGAAAGCTACGCGGCACTGCAGACACAGGCTGCGGCACATCTGCCGGCGTACCGTTTGAAGATGAAGTAG
- the rimI gene encoding ribosomal protein S18-alanine N-acetyltransferase, with translation MSIIRSMTAEDAAKVASLEAEIFSQPWSENAFLDSLCLPDTIFLVAEESGVIQGYIGMYLAADEGEITNVAVNPACRRRGIGEGLLTEMKKRAADHKIARIVLEVRVSNEGAIRLYEKQGFSSVGIRRGFYEFPREDARIMVCAL, from the coding sequence ATGAGTATTATCCGGAGCATGACAGCGGAAGATGCGGCGAAGGTGGCGTCTCTGGAGGCGGAGATTTTTTCGCAGCCGTGGAGTGAGAATGCTTTTTTGGATTCGCTTTGTCTGCCCGACACGATCTTTCTGGTGGCAGAGGAATCGGGTGTCATACAGGGGTACATCGGAATGTATCTTGCGGCCGATGAGGGTGAGATCACAAATGTGGCTGTGAATCCTGCGTGCCGCAGGCGTGGAATCGGGGAAGGGCTGCTCACAGAGATGAAAAAACGTGCCGCAGACCACAAGATTGCCCGCATTGTCCTTGAAGTGCGCGTGTCAAATGAGGGGGCGATCCGTTTGTACGAGAAGCAGGGATTTTCCTCGGTGGGTATCCGCCGGGGGTTTTATGAATTCCCGAGAGAAGATGCCAGAATTATGGTCTGTGCCCTGTAA
- the tsaE gene encoding tRNA (adenosine(37)-N6)-threonylcarbamoyltransferase complex ATPase subunit type 1 TsaE, translating into MTEKIYETYSPEETHALGKRLGAEAKPGDVYTLVGDLGVGKTVFTQGIAEGLGITEPVSSPTFTIVQVYEEGRMPFYHFDVYRIGDIEEMDEIGYEDYFYGDGLCMIEWANLIEEILPERRSEVTIEKDLEMGFDYRRITIREHQEDRK; encoded by the coding sequence ATGACAGAAAAGATCTATGAAACATATTCGCCGGAAGAGACGCACGCGCTTGGAAAACGCCTGGGCGCGGAGGCAAAGCCCGGCGACGTCTATACGCTGGTGGGAGATCTGGGCGTCGGAAAGACAGTCTTCACACAGGGAATTGCGGAAGGACTTGGCATCACGGAGCCAGTCTCCAGCCCGACCTTTACAATCGTGCAGGTATATGAGGAGGGCAGGATGCCGTTTTATCATTTCGACGTTTACCGCATCGGGGACATCGAGGAGATGGATGAGATCGGCTACGAGGATTATTTCTACGGGGATGGTCTGTGCATGATCGAGTGGGCGAATCTGATCGAAGAGATTTTGCCGGAGCGGCGCAGCGAAGTTACTATAGAAAAAGATCTGGAAATGGGATTTGATTATCGCAGAATTACCATAAGAGAGCATCAGGAGGACAGAAAATGA
- the tsaB gene encoding tRNA (adenosine(37)-N6)-threonylcarbamoyltransferase complex dimerization subunit type 1 TsaB: protein MKILGLDSSGLVASVAIAEDDNLLGEYTVNYKKTHSQTLLPMLDEVARMIELDLSSIDAIAVAGGPGSFTGLRIGSATAKGLGLALEKPILNVPTVDALAYNLVGHRDMVCPLMDARRNQTYTGLYRFDGNDMQVLRGECAVGIDEIAADINSRGEAVVFLGDGVPVFKAYLEEQLTVPHSYAPAHLNKQRAGAVAVLGMQYYREGKTESAAEHRPEYLRLSQAERERKEQEAAKGKENV, encoded by the coding sequence ATGAAAATATTAGGATTGGACAGTTCCGGTCTGGTGGCGAGCGTTGCAATCGCGGAGGATGACAACCTTCTGGGAGAATATACCGTAAACTATAAAAAGACACATTCACAGACCCTTCTTCCCATGCTGGATGAGGTGGCGCGCATGATCGAACTGGATCTTTCGAGTATCGATGCAATCGCGGTTGCAGGCGGACCGGGCTCATTTACGGGACTTCGGATTGGTTCGGCGACGGCAAAAGGTCTGGGACTCGCGTTGGAGAAGCCGATCCTCAATGTGCCGACGGTGGACGCACTTGCATACAATCTGGTGGGACACCGGGATATGGTATGCCCGCTTATGGACGCAAGAAGAAATCAGACCTATACCGGTTTGTACCGTTTTGATGGAAACGACATGCAGGTGCTGCGCGGAGAGTGTGCCGTGGGAATCGATGAGATTGCGGCGGACATCAACAGCAGAGGTGAGGCGGTCGTATTTTTGGGAGACGGTGTACCGGTTTTTAAGGCATATCTGGAGGAGCAGCTTACGGTGCCGCATTCCTATGCGCCCGCACATCTGAACAAGCAGCGGGCCGGCGCGGTTGCTGTGCTTGGCATGCAGTATTACAGAGAGGGAAAAACGGAGAGCGCGGCGGAACACCGCCCGGAATATCTCCGGCTGTCCCAGGCGGAAAGAGAGCGCAAGGAGCAGGAAGCCGCAAAAGGAAAGGAAAACGTATGA
- a CDS encoding ECF transporter S component, whose product MDTNSTITGRTTINSISSVRYMSVTAMLSAVAFILMFLDFSVPFMPAFIKMDLSELPALIGAFSMGPVCGILICLIKNVLHLFITTTGGVGELSNFLLGVAFVLPAGLIYRHKKSRRSALIGSLFGAVIMGVFSVVSNYFLVYPVYYNFMPEEAVLGAYQVIVPSMKSILQCLVCFNMPFTIVKGLFSVVITFLVYKHISPILKGANR is encoded by the coding sequence ATGGACACAAACAGTACAATCACAGGTAGGACAACAATAAACAGTATTTCGAGCGTTCGCTACATGAGCGTCACGGCAATGCTTTCCGCAGTAGCATTTATTTTAATGTTCCTGGATTTTTCCGTTCCGTTTATGCCGGCTTTCATCAAGATGGATCTCTCAGAGCTCCCGGCACTGATCGGTGCATTTTCCATGGGACCGGTATGCGGCATTCTGATCTGTCTGATCAAGAATGTGCTTCATCTGTTTATTACAACAACCGGCGGCGTCGGTGAGCTTTCCAACTTCCTTCTGGGCGTAGCATTCGTACTTCCGGCAGGATTGATTTACCGCCACAAAAAGAGCCGCAGAAGCGCATTGATTGGATCCCTGTTCGGTGCGGTGATCATGGGTGTATTTTCCGTGGTATCCAACTACTTCCTGGTATATCCGGTATACTACAACTTTATGCCGGAAGAAGCTGTGCTCGGCGCTTATCAGGTGATCGTACCATCCATGAAGAGCATTCTGCAGTGCCTGGTGTGCTTCAATATGCCGTTTACCATCGTGAAGGGACTGTTTTCCGTGGTAATCACATTCTTGGTATACAAACACATTTCGCCGATTCTGAAAGGAGCGAACCGCTAG